ATAATTGCTGTAACTCATATGTCCAATGTTCTTGGAGTTATAAATCCAATAAGTGAGATCAGAGAGATGTCTAAAAAATTTGGTTCTTATTTAGTGCTAGATGGTGCTCAAAGTGTTCCACACTTTAAGGTTAATGTAAAAGAAATAGATTGTGATTTTTTATCATTTTCAGCTCATAAAATGTTAGGACCCACTGGGATAGGTATACTTTATGGTAAAGAAGAGCTGCTCAATGAAATGCCACCATTTTACTTTGGAGGTGATATGATTTCAGAAGTTTCATATGAATCTGCAAAATGGAATGATTTACCTTATAAGTTTGAAGCAGGAACTCCTAATATAGCAGATGCTATAGCTACAGGGGTCGGTGTAGATTATCTTAATAGCCTAGGTATGGATAATGTATTTCAGCATGAAGAGGAAATAACACACTATGCAATAGAAAAGATTATGGAATTAGGAGATTACAATATCATTGGTCCTGTAGACGATCATTCTAGAGGAGGAGTAATTTCCTTTACTCATAATCAAATACATCCTCACGATATAGGAGAAATATTAGATAAATTTGGTATTGCAATTAGAACAGGTCATCATTGTGCGATGCCTCTAGTAAGATCGTATGAAATAGTTGCAGCAGCTAGGGCAAGTTTTTATTTCTACAATACTAAAGAGGAAATAGATATATTTATAGAAGCATTGAAAGAAACAGTGAACTATTTTAGCAAGTTCTAATTTATTTTTGGATTGAATGATTCAAATGATTTTCTACAAAGATCTGATGAATTATACTCTGTTCCAATAGTATTTTTTACAGATACAAATTTTGAATTTTTCCAAACACATTTAAGTTTCCACATATAATCCTTACCTTCTACCCAATAGTCATAGCTTGAGATATTATCTTTTATACAATTATAAATCTTAGAAGATTTACTATCTAAACTTGAATTTTTATCTAATGAACAGTTTCCATATCTAGACCTAGAAGCAAAATTTATATCAGGATCGTTATAAAATACTGATAATGTTTCATTAAAATCATTCATATTATCTACAGGATATATTGCAACCGCCAGATAAAGCTCTTCTTCTTTGAGTTCATTTAGAAGACTATATGAAAATCTTGGAATAAATATTCCTTTAGAGTAAGTATGAAATATACTGATTTCATTTTGATTAATTAAATCAGCAGAAAGCTGTCTGTATGTAACTAGATCTTCCTCACCCAATTCAGCTACATCCTCACCTAAAATAGAGTCTTCAGGGTAATAAATTTCAAAATATTTACATAAAGGATTATCGGATCTGCAGATATTTTCTGAATTTCCACATCCTAATATAAATAAAAAAAGTAAAATGTAAAAAATTTTCTTCATTTTAAAATTTCGAATCCTAGATATAATTCACTTATAATGTCTGATTGACCAGAATAAATTGATGCTGAAGGCATTGATTCGGTGCTCATTCTCATCAATGGTATATTTTTATTTTGACTCAATGAAGAATCAGATAATTCTTCAAAGTAAATTATATTACCTAAGTTTATACCTAATCTTTTTTCATAGAACGAAGCTTTATATTGAGCATCTTCAATTGCTCTTTCTCTTGCTTCAATTTTATTTTCTTCCTTATCCTTTGGTAAAAAATTAATATCACTAATTCTTAGTGTATTTCCTGTTTGGATTGTCGATTGATTGATCAATTCTGTAATAATGGTAATTTCGTTTGAGGTCAAAGAAATTGAGTTACTAACCTCATAAGCAATAATTTCACTCTCGCTCCACTCTCCATACTCATCTTTCTTCTTAATCCATCTTTCTACAGGAGATACATTAAATTTCTTTGTAAATATATCTTTTTCACCTATGCCTAAAGATTTAGCAATATCTACAACTTTATTTATATTTTCATTAACTATTTTTGACGCATTAATAATATCTTTATCTCTATGTTCGATAGATATATTTATTTCAATAATTTCCTGATCTTGCTTAACAGTACCTTTTCCTGAAATCCAAAAAATATTTGATTCAATATTTGTATTTTCGTTTAGTAAATTTGATTTAGACAATAAATTTATGTCTTCATTATTTACGCTGGTCTTAGTTTCTTCGTTGTTATTAGATTCACATGAAAAAATAATTAGCAAACATACAATATATAGAATTATTTTTTTGTCATTAAAAATTTTCATTATTCCATAGTATTTTTTAAGTCTTTATATATGATAAATGTAATTATTAGACATAAAATCCCTAATATAGACATAATTCTCATACTTTGTGAAACTCCAAGGCTATCGCCAATAAAACCTGTAATTAAGCTACCTATAGGAAATAAGCTAATTCCTAACTGTTGTAATCCATTAACTCTACCCCTTAGTGGATTTGGTGTTTGAGTAATAAGGATTCTTGAATGCATATTCATAAAAAATGTTGTACCTGTTCCTAATGCAATTAGTATTATACAAGCAAATATGAATGAAGGAATATAAGTAAAAACTATTGATCCTAAGCATAGAAATATAGTTGAAATTAAAAAAACTAAAGCAGGTCTACTTATTCTAACAATCATAGGTAGTAAAAATATAGAACCAATTAAAGCTCCTAGTCCTTGGCATGAAACCATGAATGAAAATTCAAGTGGGCTAGCATCATAAATAAATTTTGCAAAATAAGGACTCATAGATTCAAAAGTAAAAGCAAAGAAATTGCCTAAACTAATAATTATGAGTGTGACTAAAATTATGGGTTTAGTTTTTGCAAAGCTAAATCCAGCCTTAAAACCAGAGTATGTTTTTATTTTATTACTCATTATCTTCAGCTTAGGAATCTTTATAAGAATAATCAAACCAAAAATATTAATTATTGAAAGAGAGATATATAGTAATGTAAATCCACTAATTTCTAAAATAAACATTCCGATATTTGGGCCTATAAACCATGCTAAGTTTATATAAATTACATTTGCAGCTATTCCAGATTTTATTATCCTTCTCTTGACTAGTGAGGATAAATAAGAAATTCTTGAAGAAATATCTACTGACATAAGTATTCCAGAAAAAAAAGTAAAAATAAAAATAAGCTCAATATTAGGTGAGTAAAAAGAAATATAAATAGCCCAAAGAAGTAAATAGATACTGTATGTCAAGATGACAAGTTTTATAACTATCAGTCTAGAAAATTTATCAACTAGCCAGCCTGATAATACACCTGAGAATATCATGGGTATAAATTTAATAAAAACCAAGGCTCCAATGCTAGCAGCATTATTCGTGACATTAGTTAGAATGTAGGCAATGACTGTAAAGTCTAAAAACCTTATAGAGTATATTAAGATGCAAGATACTGCAAACTGACTATAAAATTTTTCTTTGAAGATTAAAGATAAATGATAATAGAAATACATAATTTCATTATATATTTCGTGTTCAAATAATTATATTTCAGATTATGTTTGTTAAAGAGAAATTCTAGGAACTTGCTAGACTTTCTAATAATTTATTAAACTCAGAATTCTCATCATTAATGGAATTAATTTCTAAGTTTTGAGTTAAATAATCTAGATTCGGAATTTCAAAAATCTTTTTTTTCATTGTACTATCCTTGAATTAATATTATTCAAGCCTCCTCCTATATTTATTGTTTGACCTGTTACAAATTTGGAATCTTCTGAAAGTAACCATAATATACACTCAGTTAAATCTTCAGGAGAACCAATTTTTTTTAATGGGTTCATATTTATGGCAACTTTTCTACCAGAATCAGAACCAACTATTCTACTGGTTAATTTACTTTCGATTAGGCTTGGTGCAATACAATTAAACCGATAAGATTTATGCCCATAGCTTGATGCACAAGATCTAATTAGTCCTTCATTAGCAGATTTTGCAGCAGATATCGCTTCATGATTTGCAAGACCGTAATTAGCAGCAACTGAAGAAAAGGCAACATAGCTGAAATTTGTCATATTCTTCTTGAGAAGTCGATTAAGTATCCTGTAATTTGTCATAAAATTTACATCTATAACATCTTCCATTTCTTCCTCTTTGAGGAGGTGTAACGGCTTTAAGATCATAGATCCAATAAAATTTATTGCACTAACTTGTGCATTGTCTAAATCCATATCATCTATCAGTGAAAATAGTTCACCTTTGTAGTCTGATAATAGAATTGTTTCAGCTTTATTTTGAATATTAATGGAATTTCTACTAACTAAAGTCAGATCAAAATTATTATCAATGAAATAGTTTATCACTGGAAACGCTATATCACTACTTGCACCAAAAATTATAATTTTTTTATTACTTATATCCATACAAATTTTTTTAATTTTTTTGAAATATAAGAAAAGAGTTTGTTTGAACTCAAGTCACAACCTGGATATACTCCAAATACACTTATTTTTGACAAGTGATCATTTGGTTCTAAATCACATAATTTACATTTCTTATCATCAGGCCGCATGTGACATGTCTCTTATACTAGTCTTAAAGCTATCTTTATTGAATTCTCTAGAGCATTGCATACATTTTAGGCTCTTGAAATTATCAATGTCAGTGTGAACATATAAATCACCTGAACATATAGGGCAAGATTTCAACACTATAGTCATGGTTATACTCCTTTTTTCTAATATATTTAACATAATATTCTCTAATGACATATATAATGTTCCATTAATACAATATGTCTGTTATAGTAAACACTATAAATAGTTTAAAAGTGAGAATGACATGAATTCAAGTTGGTATGTGCCGTCAAAGAAAGAAATTCAATCAGTAGCTGGTCAGCTTCAGTATGCATTGGTTCATGGTCATTATAAGCAAGCAAATATCATTTCTAGAACTATAATAAATCAACAGTGGTCTCCAGCTGTTATATATTTAGATCTTATTCGAACTACTCTAAATCACATTGGTAATCTGTGGCATGAAGGAAAAATACTTATATCTGAAGAACACCGAGCAACTCAATTCTGTCTATTATTAATGGATAGGGTTAGAAATAATTTTAGAATACCTCAGCCAAATGGTTTGAAAATATCTATTACAGCGATAGAAGATGACAAGCATGTAATGGGAACATATATGGCCGCAGATTTCTTTAGATGGGACGGATGGAATGTAGAGTTATTGGGCAGCTCCATTCCTAACAATGATCTTATAATGTATATTAAATCTTCTAAGCCTGACTTTGTTCTTTTATCTTCTACTTATCCTAAAAGTACTGAAAAGCTCATTGATGCTGTTAATAGCTTAAGAACTCTCGATAAATCTATAAAGATTTTAGTAGGGGGCCCAGGAGCACATAAGCTAAAAGGAAATAATGATCTTATTGACGGCTTTGCAGAAGACCCCTTGCAAGCAACTTATCTAGCCAACTCTTTGGTTGAAAGCAACCCATCGATGGTTCCTCTTGAATCTGTTCTCATATCACTTGGCAACAAAATACAAACTGTTAGAAAAAATAGGAATATCAGCCAGCACGTGCTGTCAGAAAAAGCAGGGCTTGCAAGAACCTTTATAAGTGCTGTCGAGCAGGGCAAGCAAAATGTATCTCTTGGGTCACTAAAGTCTATTGCAGACTCCTTGGATGTATCACTTAGTAGCATGCTAGAAGATTAGTACGTTTTTCGTAATAGAAGTGTTTTTTAAATTTATAGTATTTTGAATATTAACAAAAACGTAACAAGTTATAGTTGGATGAATTAGAGTTTTGTATGTTATAATTTAAAATTATAAGTATTTTTACTTAATTCGTAATTATTTTTGGAAATTAGTGTTTCGAGTAAAAAGTAAATAAGAAAGGTTAGTATCAAGTGTTTTTAGTTAGTAAGAAAATAAACAAAAGTTTTTTTGATTCATTCAGTTATAAAGAGGATTTTCAGCATTCAATCTTATCTGAAAAAAATTATTCAAGACTGAATACACCTAAAGAATTTCCTTACATAGAATCCTTATAATTTAACTTCTAATTAATAGAAATACTTTAGTAAACTCTTATCATATAAAAATAAGTAAATTATATGATCATTGGGAATTTTTGAAAAATATTTATCAATATGGGTTGCTCTAGCTATTATAATAGGTACTTTTTTAGGTTATATATTTCCTAATATTTTTAATTCTATTGCACATTTTGAGTTTGAAAATGTAAATTTGCTTGTAGCTCTACTTATTTGGCTCATGATTTTTCCTATGATGATAAATATTGATTTTCTCAAAATCAAAGAATTTAATTCTGCGCCAAAAGGATTAGTTATTACACTAATAATCAATTGGATTGTTAAGCCATTTACAATGGCTATGCTTGGGATTTTATTTTTTGAGTTTTTTTTTAAAAATTTAGTCTCACCTGAAGATGCAAAACAATATATTGCAGGAATGATACTTTTGGGAGTTGCTCCCTGTACGGCCATGGTTTTTGTATGGAGCACTCTAACTAAAGGAGATCCAAATTATACATTGCTTCAAGTATCTATTAATGACCTGATTATGATTTTTGCTTTTGCTCCATTAGTAGCCATTTACTTAGGAGTAACAGAAATTAATGTTCCTTGGAATACATTAATTATTTCAGTTGTTTTATATGTTGTAGTACCCTTAATATTTGGATATTTTATAAGGCAATTTATCTTATCTAATGATGATGTAAGAATAATTAGTTTTAATCAAAATTTTAAACCTATTATTATATTAGCTTTACTACTAACGGTAGTTTTACTTTTTGGTTTTCAAGGTGAAAAGATAGTAGAGTCTCCTTTCATTATTATCCTCATTGCAATTCCACTTCTTATACAAACTTATGGTATCTTTTTCATAGGTTATTTTATTTCTTACATTTGGAAACTACCTCATCAAATCGCTGGGCCTGCTTGTTTGATAGGAACTTCAAACTTTTTTGAACTTGCAGTTGCTGTAGCAATAGGTTTGTTTGGAATTGAATCTGGAGCAGCTTTAGCTACAGTAGTTGGAGTTCTTGTTGAAGTTCCTGTGATGCTTTCTCTTGTATATTTTGTAAATAAAACTAGAAATAATTTTCCTCATTCATAATTTATTTTAATATAATCTAAATATGGAAATAGAAAAAAAAATTCAAGAACTCGATGAAAGAATTAAGAATTTAGAAGAAATCCAAACTGATGTATTAGATATGTTAGAATTTCTTGCTAAAAGAAATAATATCATTACTGATTAAATCCATCTTCTGGTTTTTTTCTTATATTCTTTGTAACCTGCAATTTTCGATAGTTTGTTTTCTTCGTAACTAACTATTCTTAAATTAATTAGATATATTCCAATTAATGAACCTAGAATTATTCCGAAAGAATTAAGTGAAATGGATATTCCTGAGGTAAATATAAAGAATGAGAGATACATTGGATTTCTTGAATATCTAAATATGCCTTTTGATAATATTTTATTAGTTTTTTTAAAAGGAGAGGGTGATTCTGAGTTTTTATAAAATTCTATTAGAGCTAAGGTCATAATTGATATTGATATAACTATTATTGTTATTCCAAAATTTAGAAATACTCCAGAGCTTATGTTTATATTCCTTATAAAAAACAATTCAAGTATCCCCCCAATTATTACAGGGGAAAAAAATAAAAATGGAGGAACCCTTAATATTTTGTGAATTTTATTCATTTGAGTTATACAATTTTATAAAAAATAAAAATAACAATCCAGAAATTAGTAAAATTATTCCTGTAAAAAAGATTGTTATTTCTAGTCCATAATTATCTGACATATACCCTAACAATATGTGTCCTGACCATCCAAAGCCTATAGTAATAAACCAAGCTGAAACAGCTGTACTTCTTAATTCATTAGGAATATTTTTTTGTAAAAATATCCATTGAATAGCATCAAAACAAGCAGAACATCCTCCAATTATAAATAATAAAATTACTATAAAAAAAAGATTAGAGAAAATAGGAATAAATAAAATACTAGCTCCAAAAAATATGCTTATAGAAGTTGCTAATAAATAAGCTTTATTAATATCTTTCCATCTAAATAATAAGATTATTCCAACAAAGGATCCAATAGACATTGTGGTTTGAAGTACACTTAATGTTCCAATCTCTGATTTTAATATAAATTTACTAATTGAAGAAAGAAGACTGAAAAATGAGAATCCAAAAATTTCAACTATTCCAGCAAAAAGAAGTAGATTTCTTGAATAAAAATTACCAAACACTAGATTGAGTCCTTCCTTTATAGAGCTAAAGTAATTTTTTTTATTTTTTATTTCAATTAAGTTATCTGACCTTAGTAATATACTTAATGAACCTAAAATTCCAAATATAGCCGATAGTATTATTGCTTCTTCAACTCCAAATAAGACTGAAAAAAAACCTCCTAATAATGATCCAATAACTCCAGTCATTCTCATAATTAAGGAATAAATCAACATAGCTAAAATTTTTTGATTATCCTCTACAGAATTGACAACACTGCCTTGAAAAGCTGGAACTATAAATGATCTATTTATGCCTGTCATTGCTGATGCTAAATAAGCAATAATAATAAAATTTTTATTCTGAATAACAAGAAGAGCAAATATAAATAGAATAATAAATCTCAATATTCCGACTATTATAATAGTTTTATTTCTTCCAAATTTATCTGCAGCGGCAGCAGTAAATGGTGAAAAAAAAGTTTGAATTATTGAACCAATTGCAAAAGATATAGTTGTAGCTAGAATTGAATCTGTTGATTCTAATATCAACCAACTTATACATAATCTTTCTATCCACTCCGAACAATTATAGAAAAATAATCCAATCATCAAGCTGCGAAATATTGAATTCTTAATAATTAGATTTTTTCTAAAGTTAATTACTGGGTTTAGCATAAAAAAAAATGTTAATTACACTAGAAGTAACAAATATGATAATTTAAGTATATAAATCTAAGTCTTAATTTATAGGAATATTGTGAATCAAATACAAATAAACGAATCATTAATTGTTGTAGATATAGGTACTTCATCTATTAAGACTTCTATTTTTGATTTAAATGGAAAGATATTACCACAATTTTCTGTAGAAATCCCTCACAGTATTACAAGTAAAAATGATGGAACTTCAGAGCAAGATCCAGAACTCTTAAGATCTATAGTTGAAGATTCTATAGATCTTGTCTTAGAAAAATCGCAAGGATTTATTAAGAATATAATAGGAGTAGGTTTTGATTCCATGGCTAGCACTTTAGTTGGAATAGATAAAGATGGAAATGCTATCACTCCGATCTATACTTATGCAGATACTAGGTCAAATAGCCAAGTTGATAAAATCAAAAAAGAATTTAATGAAAAAAGACTTCATCAAGAAACTGGAGCTGCTCAACATACATCATATATTCCATCAAAAATAATATGGATTAAAGAAAATCTTAGTAATTATAAAGATATTGATAAATTTATTGATTTTTCAACATACATATATTCCAAATGGTTTGAAAATAAAAGCTTCAAAGCAAGTTATAGTATCTCTTCTTGGAGCGGATTGTTGGATAGGAATAAATTAGAATGGCACTCAGATCTAATTAAATATTTAGATCTTACAAAAGATAGATTACCTGTTCTAAGTAGATATGACAATTATGAAAAAGGATTAAATAAAATTTACTCAAAAAGATGGAAGAAGTTATCAGAAACTCCATTTTTTTTATCTGTTGGGGATGGCATGGCTGCAACTTTAGGAAGTGGATGTAATAATAGAAAAAAAGTTGCTATAACTATAGGTAGTACTGCGGCAATAAGAATATTGACAAATTCAAAAGTAGAAGAAGTTCCAAAAGGGCTTTGGTGCTATAGGTTACTTGATAATTTTACATTACTAGGTGGATCTTTTTCTGAAGGCGGAAATCTTATCAATTGGGCTAATAAGAATTTAAGGCTTCCTAAATCAGAAAACTTAAATAATCAGCTATTAAGATTAGAGCCAGGTGCACATGGAATTTCAGTATTACCTTTTTTATTAGGTGAAAGAGCATTAGGATGGTCAAATAACTCTAAATCTATAATTTCTGGACTGAAATACTCTAATACATCTACAGAAATACTACAGTCTTTTTTAGAATCCATAAGCTATAGATTATTTTTGGTTTATCAATTGTTAGAAAAATTTATTGATAATGAATCAGAAGTAATAGCAAGTGGGGGTGCAATAAAAAATTTACCTTGGTGGATTCAAACTACATCTGATGTTTTAGGTAAAGAAATAAATATTTCGAAAGATAATCAAGATACTGGAAAAGGTGTTGCAATACTTATACTAAAAGCTTTGGGTCTAATAAATAATTTTGAAGATATTAATACTGAAATAGAAGCAAAATATTATCCAAATCAAAAAAATCACAAAATTCATCAGAAATTCATAGCTTATCATTTAGATCTTTATAATAATTATCAATCCTTTAGTTAGATATATGAATAATTAAGTATAATTTAATTATGGAAGAAAAATTTGATTTAGCCATTATAGGAGGAGGTATAGTAGGCTCAGCTGCAGCTTATTATTCGTCCTTAAAGGGTCTAAAGGTTGTTCTAATTGAAAGAGACTCAGTAGCTAGTCATGCCTCTGGTTTCGCCTATGGAGGCATAACTCCAATGGTGGGTTTGGATGAAAATTCTCCGTACGATAAAATTAGCAAATATTCTTACGAGTTGCATAAAAATCTATCTCAGGAATTACCCGACTTTTCTGGGATTGATTATGGTTATAAAATTTACCCAAATATAGAATTAGCATTAGATGAGGAAGAAGAATCTACTCTAAGGGATATATATAAGGAAAACTCAAATAATTATTCTTGGTGTGATAAGAATGATCTAGAAAAAATTGATAAAAGACTAGGTCCTAAAGTTTTATCTGGTCTTGTATCTAATTATTCATCAGGTGTAGAACCTTACAAAATAACCTTGGCATTAGCGACTGCTGCTGAAAAATTAGGAGCAAAAATAATCAATTCCGAAGTTTTAAAATTTATTCCCTCAGGTTCAAAAATCTATGAATTGAAGTTATCTAATGGTAATAAAATAATTTCTGAGAATACAATTATTGCAGCTGGTCCTTGGAGTATGGATTTTTCTGAATGGTTTGGTATACAGATCCCAATTAAACCATTAAAAGGTCAAATTCTAAGATTGAGAAGTAACGAAGTAATTGACAAGGGATTTCATTGGGGTCCAAATTATGTCACTACAAAGCAGGATGGGTTAATTTGGGCAGGAACAACTGAAGAAGATGAAGGATTTGACGAGAATCCTTCAAATTATGGCCTTAATAATATACTTGAATCTGTTGTTGAGATATTTCCGTTTTTAGAAGAGTCTGAACTTGTACTACAGACAGCCTGTCTAAGACCACTTTCAGTAGATAAATCGCCTATTATTTCTAAATCTGATGTTTATGAAAATTTATTCTTGGCTTCAGGTACTGGAAGACAAGGAATACTTCTAGCTCCAGCAATGGGTAAATTGATCTCAGATATGACATCTAATGAAAAAACAGAAATAGATGTTTCTGCTTTTTCTCATGAAAGGTTCAAAAATTAAGCCATTGATGCGCTGGCCCTATACGCTGTCCTAAGATCCTGCTGTTCAAATTCTAATGGTTTTTCTCCCATTGCAAATTCATAAAGCGCAGCTTTATATATTCCTTCCAATGTATAAATAATTGAAACTGAAATACTAGCACATAAAACTCCAACTATCATACCGAGGGTAGGGCTTACTAATCCAAAAAACCATCCTAAAGCACCACTAGCAAGCAAGGCTAGTATTTGGAAAATACCAAATCCAAAGTTTGCAGCAACTTGGTTACCCCATGTTTGTCTAAACAAACCCGAAGATCTTTTTATTGCAGAAATAGGACCCAGATTTTCTGAAACAACAATTGGGACTACAAAAAATGTCATCATAGCCCAACCAGCTTGTAGAAAACTTGCAAAAATTTCAGTCATGATTTGTCCCATCATTCCTCTGTTTCTACCACTTGATCTTATAGCTGCAAAAATTAATGCCATTATAGTTACTATTATTGACCAAAGGAATATATGGTGAATATGTTTGAATGCGTGACTTAGACCAGAAGATATATTTGGATCACCACCCCTAAGTCTTTCTAGTGCTGCAGAAATTAAAGCTGAGTTAAAAAATACAACAATAAAATTAGCTCCAAAAATTAATATTGCTAAAGGAATTATAGAACCTTGTTCATCTTGATTTTCAGATAAACTGATTCCACCCATAGAAAATATAACTCCTAAAAGTATAATTACAAATAATGCGGCTAGAATCGGAAATAAAACAAGCTCCTTATCTTTTTTTAAGACTTTTACGCATGATTTCATAAGGTGAATAGTGTTTGATATATTACCAAAGAATCCTTGATTTACCAAAATATGCTCCTGATCATAACTAAATTAAACTTAATTATATTATTTTTTTTATGAATTACTCAAGAGTTGCTGTCTGAGCTTTCTTAAGTAAATCCCAATTAATTTCATATCCAAGCCCTGGTTTAGTTGGAGCAGTTACATATCCGTTATCAAAATTAATGTCCTCAATCAAACCAAACATGTTAGCTCCTGTACATGGGAAAAACTCGAAGAATTCACAGTTAGGGACTGCCATTGTTAGGTGAAGATTTGCAACATTATTTAAAGAATTACCTCCATGATGAATCTCGCATTTCATATTAAAACCTTCAGCAAGATGACAGAGTTTTATCATTGGAGTAATACCTCCAGTTACAGGGACATCTCCTCTTAGAAAGTCTGTGGCATATTCTGTGATCCATTCTGCCATGCCATAAAATCTTCCTGGAGCATATTCTGTAGACATTATAGGAATATCTAACTTTTGATGAAGCTTTTTGTAGCTATAAATATCTTCTTCTACTAGTGGGTCTTCATACCAATAAAAATTAAGATCTTCTATCGCTCTTCCTACTCTTACTGAATCTTCATATTGATATGACCACATGGAATCTAACATTAACTTCATATCATCTCCTACTGCTTCTCTTACTGCTTTGCAAATTTCAATATCATACTTGGGTTCACCATGTGGATGAATTTTATGAGCAGTCCAACCCATCTCTTTGAATTTAATGGCTTCTTCTGCATATTCTTCTTTTGTAGCATGATAAGCGGTTGAAGAATAGACAGGTGCAGTTTCCTTATATGTGCCTATAAGCCTATGAATAGGTTGATTAGCTATTTTTCCATTAATATCCCATAAGCAAACATCAATTGCAGCAATTACATAAGTAGAAACAGATCTATTCATTTTCCACATATCTTGCCAAATTGCCCCTATATCCAGCGGATTTCTTCCAACAATTATTGGTTTTATAAATTCAATTAATCCAGGAGCATGGTGATTTGCTCCAACTCTAGAACTTCCTAAAAAGGAATTACCGCTAACACCTTGATCAGTTTCTACTGTAACCACCCCTAGTTGAACAGTACCTCCAAATTGTGTGTGATCATTGGTTTTCCAAGGCTCTGTCGGCCAGTCAAATAATTCTACTTTCACATTAGTAATTTTCATCTCTTCTCCAGTTTAGAAATCTAATTTGAATGTTATGTTATCATACCTGTTGTATGAAAAATTATAAAT
This sequence is a window from Dehalococcoidia bacterium. Protein-coding genes within it:
- a CDS encoding cysteine desulfurase — protein: MKTKLDPNKIRKDFPVLERIVNDKKLVYLDNAATSQKPKSVIDSLTDYYSNYNSNVHRGVHTLSVEATDSYENARVKVAEFIGAIPEETIWTRNTSESINIVAYGLKSKLSAEDNIVVSRMEHHSNLVPWQQLCTQTGASLRYLEHNIEGRIDLKDAKSKIDENTKIIAVTHMSNVLGVINPISEIREMSKKFGSYLVLDGAQSVPHFKVNVKEIDCDFLSFSAHKMLGPTGIGILYGKEELLNEMPPFYFGGDMISEVSYESAKWNDLPYKFEAGTPNIADAIATGVGVDYLNSLGMDNVFQHEEEITHYAIEKIMELGDYNIIGPVDDHSRGGVISFTHNQIHPHDIGEILDKFGIAIRTGHHCAMPLVRSYEIVAAARASFYFYNTKEEIDIFIEALKETVNYFSKF
- a CDS encoding SIMPL domain-containing protein translates to MKIFNDKKIILYIVCLLIIFSCESNNNEETKTSVNNEDINLLSKSNLLNENTNIESNIFWISGKGTVKQDQEIIEINISIEHRDKDIINASKIVNENINKVVDIAKSLGIGEKDIFTKKFNVSPVERWIKKKDEYGEWSESEIIAYEVSNSISLTSNEITIITELINQSTIQTGNTLRISDINFLPKDKEENKIEARERAIEDAQYKASFYEKRLGINLGNIIYFEELSDSSLSQNKNIPLMRMSTESMPSASIYSGQSDIISELYLGFEILK
- a CDS encoding MFS transporter, which gives rise to MYFYYHLSLIFKEKFYSQFAVSCILIYSIRFLDFTVIAYILTNVTNNAASIGALVFIKFIPMIFSGVLSGWLVDKFSRLIVIKLVILTYSIYLLLWAIYISFYSPNIELIFIFTFFSGILMSVDISSRISYLSSLVKRRIIKSGIAANVIYINLAWFIGPNIGMFILEISGFTLLYISLSIINIFGLIILIKIPKLKIMSNKIKTYSGFKAGFSFAKTKPIILVTLIIISLGNFFAFTFESMSPYFAKFIYDASPLEFSFMVSCQGLGALIGSIFLLPMIVRISRPALVFLISTIFLCLGSIVFTYIPSFIFACIILIALGTGTTFFMNMHSRILITQTPNPLRGRVNGLQQLGISLFPIGSLITGFIGDSLGVSQSMRIMSILGILCLIITFIIYKDLKNTME
- a CDS encoding SDR family oxidoreductase, with amino-acid sequence MDISNKKIIIFGASSDIAFPVINYFIDNNFDLTLVSRNSINIQNKAETILLSDYKGELFSLIDDMDLDNAQVSAINFIGSMILKPLHLLKEEEMEDVIDVNFMTNYRILNRLLKKNMTNFSYVAFSSVAANYGLANHEAISAAKSANEGLIRSCASSYGHKSYRFNCIAPSLIESKLTSRIVGSDSGRKVAINMNPLKKIGSPEDLTECILWLLSEDSKFVTGQTINIGGGLNNINSRIVQ
- a CDS encoding cobalamin-dependent protein (Presence of a B(12) (cobalamin)-binding domain implies dependence on cobalamin itself, in one of its several forms, or in some unusual lineages, dependence on a cobalamin-like analog.), which codes for MNSSWYVPSKKEIQSVAGQLQYALVHGHYKQANIISRTIINQQWSPAVIYLDLIRTTLNHIGNLWHEGKILISEEHRATQFCLLLMDRVRNNFRIPQPNGLKISITAIEDDKHVMGTYMAADFFRWDGWNVELLGSSIPNNDLIMYIKSSKPDFVLLSSTYPKSTEKLIDAVNSLRTLDKSIKILVGGPGAHKLKGNNDLIDGFAEDPLQATYLANSLVESNPSMVPLESVLISLGNKIQTVRKNRNISQHVLSEKAGLARTFISAVEQGKQNVSLGSLKSIADSLDVSLSSMLED
- the arsB gene encoding ACR3 family arsenite efflux transporter, producing MGIFEKYLSIWVALAIIIGTFLGYIFPNIFNSIAHFEFENVNLLVALLIWLMIFPMMINIDFLKIKEFNSAPKGLVITLIINWIVKPFTMAMLGILFFEFFFKNLVSPEDAKQYIAGMILLGVAPCTAMVFVWSTLTKGDPNYTLLQVSINDLIMIFAFAPLVAIYLGVTEINVPWNTLIISVVLYVVVPLIFGYFIRQFILSNDDVRIISFNQNFKPIIILALLLTVVLLFGFQGEKIVESPFIIILIAIPLLIQTYGIFFIGYFISYIWKLPHQIAGPACLIGTSNFFELAVAVAIGLFGIESGAALATVVGVLVEVPVMLSLVYFVNKTRNNFPHS